Sequence from the Stenotrophomonas sp. 364 genome:
AGGGTGAAGAGCGCCTGCTCAAGCTGGAGCTGAAGCTGCTGGCCGACGTGGGCCTGCTGGGCTTCCCCAATGCAGGCAAGAGCACCCTGATCCGCGCGGTGTCTGCCGCCACCCCGAAGGTGGCCGATTATCCGTTCACCACGCTGTACCCGAACCTGGGTGTGGTGCGCGTTGAAAATTACCGCAGCTTCGTCATCGCCGACATTCCCGGCCTGATCGAAGGGGCCGCCGACGGTGCCGGCCTGGGCGCTCAGTTCCTGCGCCACCTGCAGCGCACCCGCCTGTTGCTGCACCTGGTGGACATCTCCCCGATGGAAGGTGGCGTGGAAGGCGTCTCGCCGATCGAGCAGGTCCGTGCGATCGAGCGCGAGCTGGAAAAGCACGATCCGGAGCTGCTGGACAAGCCGCGCTGGCTGGTGCTGAACAAGGCCGACCTGATGTTCGAGGACGAGGCCAAGGCTGCGGCCGAGAAGATCGTCGCCGAGCTGGGCTGGACCCAGCCGTGGTACCTGGTCTCGGCGCTGGGCCGCGAAGGCACCTGGCCGATCATGACCAACATCATGGCCTTCTTTGATCGCCAGAAGGAAGACGAGGCGCAAGCGCGCGATGCGTACTGAGCGCCTCCGCGCGCCCCTGAACAACCCGGCTGCGGCCGGGTTTTTCTGTGGTGCGCCCGCGCCGGGTGGGCGGGGCGTCGTCTTGCGGACGTCGCGTTTGCATAACGCCGTAGAGCCGGGCTCTGCCCGGCTGGCATCCGACGTTCACGATATCGCTGCGAAGGGCAGCCGGGCAGAGCCCGGCTCTACGGCCCGGCTGGGGTCCAACGTTGACGATATCGCCGCGAAGGGCAGCCGGGCAGAGCCCGGCGCTACGGCCTGGCTGGCGTCCAGCCGGGCAGAATCCGGCAATACGGTTCTGCGGGCAACAAAAAACCCGGCCGGGGC
This genomic interval carries:
- the obgE gene encoding GTPase ObgE; its protein translation is MKLVDEAEIQVTAGNGGNGCVGFRREKFIPLGGPDGGDGGNGGNVWIRADANLNTLVDFRHERIFKAQRGENGMGRQAYGKGGEDLVITVPVGTVVMNVATDEIIGDLTQHDDRLLVAKGGRGGLGNMHFKSSTNRSPRQALPGEEGEERLLKLELKLLADVGLLGFPNAGKSTLIRAVSAATPKVADYPFTTLYPNLGVVRVENYRSFVIADIPGLIEGAADGAGLGAQFLRHLQRTRLLLHLVDISPMEGGVEGVSPIEQVRAIERELEKHDPELLDKPRWLVLNKADLMFEDEAKAAAEKIVAELGWTQPWYLVSALGREGTWPIMTNIMAFFDRQKEDEAQARDAY